A genomic stretch from Enterobacter oligotrophicus includes:
- the recC gene encoding exodeoxyribonuclease V subunit gamma: MLRVYHSNRLDVLEALMEFIVEQERLDDPFEPEMVLVQSTGMAQWLQMSLSQKFGIAANIDFPLPASFIWEMFVRVLPDIPEQSAFNKQSMSWKLMALLPDMLAHDDFAMLRHYLHDDTDKRKLFQLASRTADLYDQYLVYRPEWLTRWEAGERVEGLPEAQTWQAPLWKALVEHTEELGQPKWHRANLYQRFISMLENAAERPARLPSRVFICGISALPPVYLNALKALGKHIDIHILFTNPCRHYWGDIQDARWLSRLVTRQRRRLFEERTVPLFKDSATAAQLFDEDGIQDLPNPLLASWGKLGRDYIHMLSDITSSGEGDVDAFADITPDSLLHNIQLDILNLENCAIAGITADEFARSDKKRKLAPDDRSITVHVCHSPQREVEILHDRLLAMLQDDPTLTPRDIVVMVADIDSYSPFIQAVFGSAMGERYLPYAISDRRARQSHPALQAFLSLLSLPDSRFISEDVLALLDVPVLAARFDINEEGLRYLRQWVNESGVRWGIDDDNVQEFELPATGQHTWQFGLTRMLLGYAMESNQGEWNEVLPYDESSGLIAELVGHLASLLMQLNRWRRQLMQPRPLEEWLPVCREMLNDFFLPDSETEAAMALIEKQWQAIVEEGVSSHYAEAVPLSLLRDELTQRLDQERISQRFLAGPINICTLMPMRSIPFKVVCLLGMNDGVYPRALPPLGFDLMSAQPKRGDRSRRDDDRYLFLEALISAQSQLYISYIGRSIQDNSERFPSVLVQELVDYIGQSHYLPGDEARNCDESEQRVKAHITCCHSRMPFDPVNFIANEHQSYAHEWLPAAKKEGTAHSDFIQELDARPLPSLTFEQLQRFWAHPVRAFFQQRLQVNFRAEESEIPDAEPFILDGLERYKLNLQLLNALVEQEDADKLFRRYRAAGQLPYGAFGEIVWDAQCQEMKALADRVIACRHPGESIEIDLNCNGVHLTGWLTQVQPDGLLRWRPSMLSVSQGLQLWLEHLVYSACGNEGESRLFVRKDGEWRFPPVATDQALAYLSLYIEGYRQGMNKPLLLLPESGGAWIKACYDAQNDAMLTDDASLQKARTKFMQAYEGNMMVRGEGEDVWYQRLWRTLEPEYFDAITEEAQRYLLPLFKFNQS, from the coding sequence ATGTTAAGGGTCTACCACTCAAATCGTCTGGATGTGCTGGAAGCGCTGATGGAATTTATCGTTGAGCAAGAACGGCTTGACGATCCTTTTGAGCCGGAAATGGTGCTAGTACAGAGCACCGGTATGGCGCAGTGGCTGCAAATGTCCCTTTCGCAGAAGTTTGGGATTGCAGCGAACATCGACTTCCCGCTCCCGGCGAGTTTTATCTGGGAGATGTTTGTGCGGGTATTGCCGGATATTCCTGAGCAGAGCGCCTTTAATAAACAGAGCATGAGCTGGAAGCTGATGGCGCTGCTACCGGACATGCTGGCGCACGATGACTTCGCCATGTTACGTCACTACCTCCATGACGATACCGATAAGCGCAAACTGTTCCAGCTGGCATCGCGCACTGCCGATCTCTACGACCAGTATCTGGTTTATCGCCCAGAATGGCTGACACGCTGGGAAGCTGGCGAGCGGGTTGAAGGATTACCGGAGGCGCAAACCTGGCAGGCCCCACTGTGGAAAGCGCTGGTCGAACATACGGAGGAACTTGGTCAGCCGAAGTGGCACCGTGCCAATCTCTATCAACGCTTTATCTCGATGCTGGAAAATGCCGCCGAACGTCCCGCCCGGCTGCCGTCCAGAGTGTTTATCTGCGGGATTTCGGCGTTACCGCCGGTCTATCTCAATGCACTAAAAGCGTTGGGTAAACATATAGATATCCATATTCTGTTCACCAATCCATGTCGGCACTATTGGGGCGATATTCAGGATGCTCGCTGGCTTTCACGGCTGGTAACCCGGCAGAGGCGACGTCTTTTTGAAGAACGCACCGTACCTCTGTTTAAAGACAGCGCAACGGCCGCGCAGCTTTTTGATGAGGATGGCATTCAGGATCTGCCAAATCCACTGCTCGCCTCCTGGGGCAAACTTGGGCGCGACTATATTCATATGCTCTCTGATATCACATCATCAGGGGAAGGTGATGTGGATGCGTTTGCAGATATTACGCCGGACAGCCTGCTGCATAATATTCAGCTGGATATTCTGAATCTTGAAAACTGCGCTATTGCCGGGATCACTGCCGACGAGTTTGCCCGCAGCGATAAGAAGCGAAAACTGGCACCTGACGACCGCAGCATCACTGTCCACGTTTGCCATAGCCCGCAGCGGGAAGTGGAGATCCTCCATGATCGATTGCTGGCAATGCTTCAGGACGATCCAACCCTGACGCCGCGCGATATTGTGGTGATGGTGGCGGATATCGACAGCTACAGCCCGTTTATTCAGGCCGTTTTTGGGAGCGCAATGGGCGAGCGGTATCTGCCGTACGCTATTTCTGACCGTCGGGCGCGTCAGTCTCACCCGGCGCTGCAGGCATTTCTCAGCCTGCTTTCGTTGCCCGACAGCCGGTTTATCTCTGAGGATGTACTGGCATTGCTGGATGTGCCTGTCCTTGCCGCACGTTTCGATATCAACGAAGAGGGACTGCGCTACCTTCGTCAGTGGGTTAATGAATCCGGCGTGCGCTGGGGCATTGATGACGATAACGTTCAGGAGTTTGAACTTCCGGCGACGGGCCAGCACACATGGCAGTTTGGCCTGACACGTATGCTGCTGGGCTACGCGATGGAAAGTAACCAGGGCGAGTGGAATGAGGTGCTGCCTTATGATGAATCCAGCGGGCTAATTGCTGAACTGGTCGGCCATTTAGCCTCACTGCTGATGCAGCTTAACCGCTGGAGACGCCAACTGATGCAGCCACGTCCGCTTGAAGAGTGGTTGCCGGTTTGTCGCGAAATGCTCAACGATTTCTTCCTGCCGGACAGCGAAACGGAAGCGGCAATGGCGCTTATTGAAAAACAGTGGCAGGCCATTGTCGAAGAGGGCGTCAGTTCGCACTACGCAGAGGCGGTTCCGCTTTCGCTGCTGCGTGATGAGCTGACGCAAAGGCTCGATCAGGAGCGTATCAGTCAGCGTTTCCTTGCTGGTCCAATTAATATCTGCACCCTGATGCCGATGCGTTCGATCCCGTTCAAAGTGGTTTGCCTGCTCGGTATGAACGACGGTGTCTATCCACGGGCGCTACCGCCGCTGGGCTTTGACCTGATGAGTGCTCAGCCAAAGCGGGGGGATCGTAGCCGTCGTGATGATGACCGCTACCTCTTCCTGGAGGCGCTCATTTCAGCGCAAAGTCAGCTGTACATTAGCTATATCGGGCGATCGATTCAGGATAACAGCGAGCGTTTCCCTTCTGTGCTGGTGCAGGAACTGGTGGACTATATCGGGCAGAGCCACTATCTGCCTGGCGATGAAGCGCGAAACTGTGATGAAAGCGAACAGCGAGTTAAGGCACATATTACCTGTTGTCATAGTCGTATGCCGTTTGACCCTGTTAACTTCATTGCGAATGAGCACCAAAGTTACGCCCACGAATGGCTCCCCGCCGCGAAGAAAGAGGGAACGGCGCATTCCGACTTCATTCAGGAGCTTGACGCTCGCCCTCTTCCATCTCTGACCTTCGAGCAGCTTCAGCGCTTCTGGGCGCATCCGGTGAGAGCATTCTTCCAGCAACGATTACAGGTTAACTTCCGCGCGGAAGAGAGCGAAATTCCTGATGCCGAACCGTTTATTCTTGATGGGCTGGAACGCTATAAACTTAATCTCCAGCTTCTGAATGCACTGGTTGAACAGGAAGACGCCGACAAACTCTTTCGCCGCTACCGTGCTGCGGGCCAGTTACCTTATGGTGCATTTGGGGAAATTGTGTGGGATGCCCAGTGTCAGGAGATGAAGGCGCTTGCCGATCGCGTTATAGCGTGCCGACACCCTGGGGAAAGCATCGAAATCGATCTTAACTGCAACGGTGTCCATCTGACAGGCTGGCTGACCCAGGTTCAGCCTGATGGGTTGCTGCGCTGGCGTCCATCGATGCTCAGTGTTTCACAAGGCTTGCAACTCTGGCTCGAACATCTTGTCTACAGTGCTTGCGGTAATGAAGGTGAAAGCCGGTTGTTTGTGCGTAAAGACGGTGAATGGCGCTTCCCGCCAGTGGCTACCGATCAGGCGTTGGCGTATTTGTCGCTGTACATTGAAGGCTACCGGCAGGGCATGAATAAACCGCTGTTGTTGCTGCCAGAAAGTGGTGGCGCGTGGATAAAAGCCTGTTACGACGCGCAGAATGATGCCATGTTAACGGATGACGCCTCGCTGCAAAAAGCCCGCACTAAGTTTATGCAGGCTTACGAAGGAAACATGATGGTGCGCGGTGAGGGCGAAGATGTCTGGTATCAACGTTTATGGCGAACGCTCGAACCAGAATACTTCGACGCTATTACGGAAGAGGCGCAACGCTACCTGTTACCGTTGTTCAAATTTAATCAGTCCTGA
- a CDS encoding prepilin-type N-terminal cleavage/methylation domain-containing protein — MPVALNRQKGFSMVEVLLAMMLLVVVVTALSGYHRALASRFALLNQYRQLWHHAWNLSQLSTIAQPAGWRVSRGQTTQSGCVSITVTIISPLGRRGEMSQLHCPVSQ, encoded by the coding sequence ATGCCAGTTGCCCTGAACAGACAAAAAGGATTTAGCATGGTTGAAGTGCTGCTGGCGATGATGCTTCTTGTTGTGGTTGTGACGGCATTATCCGGCTATCACCGCGCACTGGCCTCCCGGTTTGCACTGCTGAATCAGTATCGCCAGCTTTGGCACCATGCCTGGAATTTGTCTCAGCTCTCAACAATTGCGCAACCAGCAGGCTGGCGAGTCAGTCGGGGGCAGACAACGCAGTCCGGATGTGTCAGCATCACGGTTACCATTATTTCTCCTCTGGGGCGGCGCGGCGAGATGTCACAGCTGCATTGCCCGGTTAGCCAGTAG
- a CDS encoding DUF2509 family protein — protein sequence MNRQKGMSSLALVLLLLVLGTLILTGLNQQLETFSTLVGGESLSIRQQAAIQSALEWGRVQHWSLQPAVQCKKTTAWRVCLRLLNESRVLLIAGGHDQLLWRAGEVSDGHIRFSAHGWSDFCPLKENSLCQLP from the coding sequence GTGAACCGTCAGAAAGGAATGTCGTCGCTGGCGTTAGTCTTGCTTTTGTTGGTGCTCGGCACGTTGATCCTCACCGGCCTTAACCAGCAGCTTGAAACCTTCAGTACGCTGGTGGGCGGTGAAAGCCTTTCCATTCGACAGCAAGCCGCCATCCAGTCCGCGCTGGAGTGGGGACGCGTTCAACACTGGTCGCTACAGCCAGCGGTTCAGTGCAAAAAGACGACTGCGTGGCGAGTCTGTTTGCGGTTGCTGAATGAGTCGCGCGTTTTGCTGATAGCCGGGGGGCACGATCAATTATTGTGGCGCGCAGGAGAAGTTAGCGACGGCCATATACGCTTCTCAGCCCATGGCTGGAGCGATTTCTGCCCGCTTAAGGAAAATTCACTATGCCAGTTGCCCTGA
- a CDS encoding prepilin peptidase-dependent protein has protein sequence MSLNQRGFSLTEVLIAMAISSILLLSTSRFLPGLQQAVLLQSGQQELEEEVWQSLFAIGKQLQRAGYCAGDCQGQGLVIGRKGECVIVQWDANSNGYWDVSASENDSTGFRLESGALEALRGATSCEGKGWEKLTDPDRLVIQQFVVRKTEHTGFAPELNIKIAALRKGQLTAPFWADYSVRGFNL, from the coding sequence ATGTCGTTGAACCAGCGAGGTTTTTCACTCACTGAGGTGCTTATCGCTATGGCGATAAGCAGTATTTTGTTGTTAAGCACATCGCGGTTTTTACCGGGTTTACAGCAGGCTGTTTTGCTGCAATCCGGCCAACAGGAGCTTGAAGAGGAGGTCTGGCAGAGCCTGTTTGCAATCGGTAAGCAGCTCCAGCGAGCGGGATACTGCGCAGGCGATTGCCAGGGGCAGGGGCTGGTCATTGGCAGGAAAGGAGAGTGCGTGATAGTGCAGTGGGATGCTAACAGTAACGGCTACTGGGACGTCTCTGCGTCCGAAAACGACAGCACGGGATTTCGCCTGGAGTCCGGGGCGCTGGAGGCGCTGCGGGGAGCGACATCCTGCGAAGGCAAAGGGTGGGAAAAACTCACCGACCCGGACAGGCTTGTGATCCAGCAGTTTGTGGTACGTAAAACCGAGCACACAGGTTTCGCGCCAGAGTTGAATATTAAGATAGCAGCCCTTCGCAAAGGACAATTAACCGCACCCTTTTGGGCTGACTACTCGGTCAGGGGATTTAATCTGTGA
- a CDS encoding prepilin peptidase-dependent protein, translated as MNKKNGFTLIETLVAIALVVILSATGLYGWDSWQRQQRLWQTAMQVRDYLVFLRNDANRYNRDHLITLQQDGQQSCLSSTPAMACENRSPFVLRMLWPEVTLSEITPSLGFYGLRDTAWAGRIGLQSRAGKWFVIVSSGGRIRVCNSTGENSCR; from the coding sequence ATGAACAAAAAGAACGGTTTTACGCTTATCGAAACGCTTGTCGCCATTGCGCTGGTCGTGATCCTCAGTGCCACAGGGCTATATGGCTGGGACAGCTGGCAACGACAACAGAGGTTGTGGCAAACCGCTATGCAGGTGCGTGATTACCTGGTGTTTTTGCGTAACGACGCGAACCGGTATAACCGGGATCACCTAATCACGCTACAACAAGATGGGCAGCAGAGTTGCCTGTCGAGCACGCCAGCCATGGCCTGTGAAAACAGGAGCCCCTTCGTCCTCAGGATGCTCTGGCCGGAGGTCACACTGAGCGAGATAACGCCTTCACTGGGCTTCTACGGCTTAAGGGATACGGCATGGGCTGGAAGGATCGGCCTGCAAAGTCGGGCGGGGAAGTGGTTCGTTATTGTCTCCAGCGGCGGCCGTATCAGGGTGTGCAATAGCACAGGAGAAAATTCATGTCGTTGA
- the thyA gene encoding thymidylate synthase: protein MKQYLELMKKVLDEGTPKNDRTGTGTLSIFGHQMRFNLQEGFPLVTTKRCHLRSIIHELLWFLQGDTNVAYLHENNVSIWDEWADENGNLGPVYGKQWRAWPTPDGRHIDQITTVLNQLKNDPDSRRIIVSAWNVGELDKMALAPCHAFFQFYVADGKLSCQLYQRSCDVFLGLPFNIASYALLVHMMAQQCDLDVGDFVWTGGDTHLYSNHMEQTHLQLTREPRALPKLVIKRKPESIFDYRFEDFEIEGYDPHPGIKAPVAI from the coding sequence ATGAAACAGTATCTTGAATTGATGAAAAAAGTGCTCGATGAGGGCACGCCGAAAAACGACCGCACCGGCACCGGGACGCTCTCCATTTTTGGCCACCAGATGCGCTTCAATCTGCAAGAAGGCTTTCCTCTGGTGACGACAAAGCGCTGCCATCTGCGCTCGATCATTCATGAACTGCTCTGGTTCCTGCAAGGCGATACCAACGTTGCGTATCTGCATGAAAACAACGTCTCTATCTGGGACGAATGGGCAGATGAAAACGGCAACCTCGGCCCGGTATATGGCAAACAGTGGCGCGCATGGCCAACGCCAGACGGTCGTCATATTGATCAGATCACCACTGTGCTTAACCAGCTGAAAAACGACCCGGACTCGCGCCGGATTATCGTTTCCGCCTGGAACGTGGGTGAGCTGGACAAAATGGCGCTGGCACCGTGCCATGCGTTTTTCCAGTTCTACGTGGCGGACGGAAAGCTCTCTTGCCAGCTGTATCAGCGCTCCTGCGATGTGTTCCTCGGCCTGCCGTTTAACATTGCGAGCTACGCACTGCTGGTGCATATGATGGCGCAGCAGTGTGATCTTGACGTGGGTGATTTTGTCTGGACTGGCGGTGATACCCACCTTTACAGCAACCATATGGAACAGACTCATCTTCAGTTGACCCGTGAACCGCGTGCATTACCGAAACTGGTGATTAAACGTAAACCGGAATCCATCTTCGATTACCGCTTTGAAGATTTCGAGATTGAAGGTTACGACCCGCATCCGGGCATCAAAGCGCCTGTCGCGATCTGA
- the lgt gene encoding prolipoprotein diacylglyceryl transferase, which produces MNSGYLHFPEFDPVIFSVGPVALHWYGLMYLVGFVFAMWLAGRRASRPGSGWTKNEVENLLYAGFLGVFLGGRIGYVLFYNFPVFLSDPLYLFRVWDGGMSFHGGLIGVILVMVIFAKRTKRNFFQVADFIAPLIPFGLGAGRLGNFINGELWGRVDPSVSFTMLFPGSRAEDIALLPSHPEWQSLFDTYGVLPRHMSQLYELALEGVVLFIILNLFIRKPRPMGAVSGLFLIGYGAFRIIVEFFRQPDAQFTGEWVQYISMGQILSIPMIVAGAIMMIWAYRRRPQQQLS; this is translated from the coding sequence ATGAACAGTGGTTATCTGCATTTTCCGGAATTCGATCCGGTTATTTTCTCAGTTGGACCTGTAGCGCTTCACTGGTACGGGTTAATGTACCTGGTGGGCTTCGTTTTTGCCATGTGGCTTGCAGGCCGTCGCGCCAGCCGTCCCGGCAGTGGCTGGACGAAGAACGAAGTGGAAAACCTGCTGTATGCGGGCTTCCTCGGCGTGTTCCTGGGCGGCCGTATCGGTTACGTGCTGTTCTACAACTTCCCGGTATTCCTGAGCGATCCACTCTATCTGTTCCGCGTCTGGGACGGCGGTATGTCCTTCCACGGCGGGCTGATTGGCGTGATCCTGGTGATGGTGATCTTTGCCAAACGCACCAAACGTAACTTCTTCCAGGTGGCTGATTTTATTGCACCGCTGATCCCGTTCGGGCTGGGCGCGGGTCGACTGGGCAACTTCATTAACGGTGAGTTGTGGGGACGTGTCGATCCGAGCGTTTCCTTTACCATGCTATTCCCTGGCTCTCGTGCAGAAGATATCGCGCTGCTGCCGTCACACCCGGAATGGCAATCCCTTTTCGACACTTACGGCGTTCTGCCGCGTCACATGTCTCAGCTTTATGAGCTGGCGCTGGAAGGCGTGGTACTGTTTATCATCCTGAATCTGTTTATCCGTAAACCGCGCCCGATGGGGGCTGTTTCTGGCCTGTTCCTGATCGGCTACGGCGCGTTCCGTATCATCGTCGAGTTCTTCCGCCAGCCGGATGCACAGTTTACCGGCGAGTGGGTGCAGTACATCAGTATGGGGCAGATCCTCTCCATTCCGATGATTGTCGCGGGTGCCATTATGATGATTTGGGCGTATCGTCGTCGTCCACAGCAACAACTTTCCTGA
- the ptsP gene encoding phosphoenolpyruvate--protein phosphotransferase — MLTRLREIVEKVASAPRLNEALNILVTDICLAMETEVCSVYLADHDRRCYYLMATRGLKKPRGRTVTLAFDEGIVGLVGRLAEPINLADAQKHPSFKYIPSVKEERFRAFLGVPIIQRRQLLGVLVVQQRELRQYDESEESFLVTLATQMAAILSQSQLAALFGQYRHTRIRALPASPGVAIAEGWMDATLPLMEQVYEASTLDAALERERLTAALEEAANEFRRYSKRFAAGAQKETAAIFDLYSHLLSDARLRRELFAEVDKGSVAEWAVKKVIEKFAEQFAALTDGYLKERAGDLRTLGQRLLFHLDDTIQGANAWPKRFVLVADELSATTLAELPQDRLAGVVVRDGAANSHAAIMVRALGIPTVMGADIQPSVLHRRTLVVDGYRGELLVDPEPVLLQEYQRLISEENELSKLAEDDVNLPAQLKSGERIKVMLNAGLSPEHEEKLGSRIDGIGLYRTEIPFMLQSGFPSEEEQVAQYQGMLQMFNDKPVTLRTLDVGADKQLPYMPISEENPCLGWRGIRITLDQPEIFLIQVRAMLRANAATGNLSILLPMVTSIDEIDEARRLIERAGREVEEMIGYAIPKPRIGVMLEVPSMVFMLPQLANRVDFISVGTNDLTQYILAVDRNNTRVASIYDSLHPAMLRALAMIAREAEQHGLDLRLCGEMAGDSMCVAILIGLGFRHLSMNGRSVARVKYLLRHIEIEDAQELAARSLDAQLATEVRHQVAAFMERRGMGGLIRGGR; from the coding sequence ATGCTCACCCGCTTGCGAGAAATAGTCGAGAAGGTCGCCAGTGCGCCTCGCCTGAACGAGGCGCTGAACATTCTGGTGACCGACATCTGTCTTGCGATGGAAACCGAAGTTTGTTCGGTATATCTGGCCGACCACGATCGGCGCTGCTATTACCTGATGGCGACCCGTGGTTTGAAAAAACCACGGGGGCGTACCGTTACGCTCGCGTTTGATGAAGGCATTGTGGGCCTGGTCGGGCGCTTGGCGGAACCCATCAACCTCGCTGATGCGCAAAAACACCCCAGCTTTAAATATATCCCTTCCGTAAAAGAAGAGCGCTTCCGTGCTTTCCTGGGCGTGCCCATAATTCAGCGTCGCCAGCTACTTGGCGTGCTTGTTGTTCAGCAACGTGAACTACGTCAGTACGACGAAAGCGAAGAGTCCTTCCTCGTGACGCTGGCAACCCAGATGGCGGCGATCCTATCCCAGTCTCAGCTGGCTGCGCTCTTTGGCCAGTATCGCCATACGCGTATTCGTGCACTTCCGGCCTCGCCGGGCGTGGCGATTGCTGAAGGCTGGATGGACGCCACGCTGCCGTTGATGGAGCAGGTTTACGAGGCTTCCACGCTTGATGCAGCACTTGAGCGTGAACGCCTGACCGCCGCGCTGGAAGAGGCGGCGAACGAGTTTCGCCGTTACAGCAAACGCTTTGCGGCAGGTGCGCAAAAAGAGACGGCGGCCATTTTTGACCTTTACTCGCACCTGCTTTCCGACGCACGCCTGCGTCGGGAACTGTTTGCTGAGGTGGATAAAGGCTCGGTCGCGGAATGGGCCGTTAAAAAAGTCATCGAGAAATTTGCTGAGCAGTTTGCGGCGCTGACCGACGGCTATCTGAAAGAGCGTGCGGGCGATCTCCGCACCCTGGGGCAGCGGTTGCTGTTCCATCTCGACGATACCATTCAGGGGGCAAATGCCTGGCCTAAACGGTTTGTGCTGGTTGCCGATGAGCTTTCTGCTACAACGCTTGCTGAACTGCCTCAGGACAGGCTTGCGGGCGTGGTGGTGCGAGACGGTGCCGCTAACTCCCATGCGGCCATTATGGTACGCGCACTCGGTATCCCGACCGTTATGGGCGCGGATATTCAGCCTTCGGTTCTGCACCGGCGTACTCTGGTCGTGGACGGGTATCGCGGTGAGCTTCTGGTCGATCCTGAGCCGGTACTGCTGCAGGAATACCAGCGCCTTATCAGCGAAGAGAATGAATTAAGCAAGCTGGCGGAAGATGACGTTAACCTGCCCGCACAGCTGAAAAGCGGCGAGCGGATCAAGGTGATGCTCAATGCCGGTTTAAGCCCCGAACACGAAGAGAAGCTCGGCAGTCGAATCGACGGCATCGGTCTTTACCGCACCGAAATTCCGTTCATGCTGCAAAGCGGCTTCCCGTCTGAAGAGGAGCAGGTCGCGCAGTATCAGGGTATGTTGCAGATGTTTAACGACAAACCTGTCACCCTGCGTACACTGGACGTCGGGGCGGATAAACAACTGCCGTACATGCCGATCAGCGAAGAGAACCCGTGTCTCGGCTGGCGGGGGATACGCATTACGCTCGATCAGCCTGAGATCTTCCTGATCCAGGTGCGCGCTATGCTGCGCGCCAATGCGGCGACCGGCAACCTCAGCATTTTACTGCCGATGGTCACCAGCATTGACGAGATCGACGAAGCACGACGCCTGATCGAGCGTGCGGGTCGCGAAGTCGAGGAGATGATCGGCTATGCGATCCCAAAACCACGTATCGGCGTGATGCTCGAAGTGCCGTCAATGGTCTTTATGCTGCCGCAACTGGCAAACCGCGTCGATTTTATCTCTGTTGGTACCAACGATTTGACGCAATATATTCTGGCTGTCGATCGTAATAACACGCGTGTAGCCAGTATTTACGACAGCCTGCATCCGGCCATGCTCCGCGCACTGGCGATGATCGCCCGTGAAGCTGAACAGCACGGCCTTGATTTGCGTCTGTGTGGTGAAATGGCCGGGGATTCAATGTGTGTTGCTATTCTGATTGGCCTGGGGTTCCGTCACCTGTCAATGAACGGTCGTTCTGTTGCTCGTGTGAAATACCTGTTACGTCATATTGAAATTGAAGACGCTCAGGAACTGGCTGCACGCAGCCTGGACGCACAGCTGGCAACCGAAGTGCGGCATCAGGTCGCTGCGTTTATGGAGCGGCGCGGTATGGGTGGCCTGATCCGCGGTGGCCGCTAG
- the rppH gene encoding RNA pyrophosphohydrolase, translating into MIDDDGYRPNVGIVICNRQGQVMWARRYGQHSWQFPQGGINPGESPEQAMYRELFEEVGLSRKDVRILASTRNWLRYKLPKRLVRWDTKPVCIGQKQKWFLLQLVGNDSDINMQTSSTPEFDGWRWVSYWYPVRQVVSFKRDVYRRVMKEFASVVMQLQEAPPKPQSAPAWRRKRG; encoded by the coding sequence GTGATTGATGACGATGGCTACCGCCCGAACGTCGGGATAGTAATTTGTAATCGTCAGGGCCAGGTGATGTGGGCCCGACGATATGGTCAGCACTCCTGGCAGTTCCCGCAAGGCGGGATCAATCCAGGGGAGTCCCCAGAACAAGCGATGTACCGGGAGCTGTTTGAAGAGGTCGGTTTAAGCCGAAAAGATGTTCGCATCCTGGCTTCGACCCGCAACTGGTTGCGTTACAAGTTACCGAAACGTTTGGTGCGTTGGGACACAAAGCCGGTTTGTATCGGCCAGAAACAAAAATGGTTTCTGCTGCAGTTGGTGGGCAACGATTCAGATATCAATATGCAAACCAGCAGTACGCCGGAGTTTGATGGCTGGCGCTGGGTAAGCTACTGGTATCCTGTTCGTCAGGTCGTGTCATTTAAGCGCGATGTTTACCGTAGGGTGATGAAAGAGTTTGCAAGTGTTGTTATGCAGCTTCAGGAGGCCCCTCCTAAGCCGCAGAGCGCACCTGCCTGGCGACGTAAAAGAGGTTAA
- the mutH gene encoding DNA mismatch repair endonuclease MutH — translation MLSLAPLLSPPASEAQLLHQAQRLAGFSLGELASMAGLPIPEDLKRDKGWIGMLLELWLGASAGSKPEQDFAALGVELKTIPVDSQGRPLETTFVCVAPLTGNSGVTWETSHVRHKLKRVLWVPVEGDRQIPLAERRVGAPLLWSPDEEEERQLCQDWEELMDMIVLGQVERITARHGEVLQLRPKAANSKALTEAVGARGEPILTLPRGFYLKKNFTGALLARHFLLKT, via the coding sequence ATGCTTTCGCTTGCGCCGCTCCTTTCTCCCCCTGCCAGTGAGGCTCAACTATTGCACCAGGCACAGCGTCTGGCCGGTTTTTCGCTGGGGGAACTGGCTTCGATGGCAGGTTTACCCATTCCAGAGGATCTCAAGCGCGATAAAGGCTGGATCGGTATGCTGCTGGAGCTTTGGCTGGGAGCGAGCGCAGGCAGTAAGCCGGAACAAGATTTCGCTGCACTGGGCGTTGAACTGAAAACGATCCCGGTAGACAGCCAGGGCAGGCCGCTGGAAACCACCTTTGTCTGCGTTGCGCCGTTAACGGGCAATAGCGGTGTGACCTGGGAAACCAGCCATGTTCGCCATAAGCTGAAACGGGTGCTATGGGTGCCCGTTGAAGGTGACAGACAAATCCCGCTGGCAGAGCGTCGCGTCGGCGCGCCTTTGCTCTGGAGCCCTGATGAAGAGGAAGAGAGGCAGCTTTGCCAGGACTGGGAAGAGCTGATGGATATGATTGTGCTGGGGCAGGTGGAGCGCATCACCGCCCGTCACGGCGAAGTGTTACAGCTGCGTCCGAAAGCCGCCAACAGCAAGGCGTTAACAGAAGCCGTCGGGGCGCGCGGCGAACCGATCCTGACGTTGCCACGCGGCTTCTACCTTAAAAAAAATTTCACCGGCGCACTGCTGGCACGCCATTTT